The genomic segment TCGTTCCTTCCCTCGTTCCTGCGCTCGTTCCTGGCCTGTTTGAGAACCGGTTGAGACCGGCGCCGATCATGACCTCACGGTGAAGTTACAAGGCTGCGCGGAGGGGAGCGACGAAGAATGGGGAAGTGGATGGGGTCGGCCTCGGTGATGTCGGCGGCGGTAACGGGAATCGACGTGCGGCCGGTGAGCGTCGAGGTGTCGCTGATCCAGGGGACGCCGATGATGCAGATCGTCGGTCTCGCGCAGAGCGCGGTGCGCGAGGGCCGCGAGCGAATCCGGGCCGCCGCGGCGCAACTGGGCCTTCACGTTCCCGGGATGCGCATCACGGTGAATCTCGCGCCGGCGGACCTTCCCAAGGCCGGGGCCGCGCTGGACCTGCCGATCATGCTCGGGATCCTGTGCGCGAAGGGCGACATCCCTCAGGACGCCCTCGACGGGACGCTGGCCGTGGGAGAACTCGGGCTCGACGGTTCCCTGCGCTCCATCCGCGGCGCTCTTCCGATCGCACTGTTTGCGGCCGCAAACCCGCCGGTCGCGCGCCTCCTTCTGCCGGCCGCGAACCTGCGCGAAGCGTCGGCGGCGGAGGGAATCGCCGTCGGTGGCTCGGAGTCGCTGACCCATATCCTCGCCGCCCTTAACGGCGAGGCCCGCCTGCGCGGCCCCGCGGTGCTCCTGTCCCCCTCAGCTCCGCCGTTGGGCGACGGCGCGCCGGACGACGACGGATTCGACCTGTCCGCCGTGAAGGGGCAGCCGGTCGCCAAGCGGGCGCTGGAGATCGCCGCCGCCGGAGGGCACAACCTGCTCCTCTCAGGTTGTCCCGGCTCCGGAAAGACGAGCCTCGCGCGCTGCCTCCCGGGGCTCCTCCCCGTCCTCGACGTCAGGGAGGCGGTGGATGTGACCGTGATCCACAGCGTCGCCGGTCTCGTGGCCGATGGTTCGGGACTCAAGCGCGCCCGACCCTTCCGGGCGCCGCACCATTCCATCAGCGAGGCCGGGCTCATCGGCGGCGGGAGCCGTCCGCGGCCGGGCGAGGCATCGCTCGCGCATCACGGCGTGCTCTTCCTCGACGAACTCCCGGAGTTCGGGCGCCGCACGCTGGAGGCGCTGCGCCAGCCGATCGAGGAGGGGCAGGTGCGGATCGTCCGCGCGGCCGGGTCGGCCTGTTTTCCCGCCGAGTTCACGCTCGTGGCCGCGATGAACCCCTGTCCGTGCGGCTTCCTGGGCGTACCGGGCCGCTGCCGATGCCTCGAGGAAACCGTGCGGCGCTACCGCCGCCGGGTCAGCGGGCCGCTCCTCGACCGGATCGACATGCTCGTCGATGTCCCGGCCGTACGCTGGGAGGAACTCGCGGAGGCGGCGCCCGGCGAGACGAGCGCAGTCGTGCGGGACCGGGTGTCGAGGGCCCGCGCCCGCGCCGCCCGCCGGCATGTAACCATCAACGCGCGGATCCCGCCCGTCCGTCTCGAGGAGGCTTGCCGGGTCGGGCGCAGCGGCCGCTCGCTCCTGAGGAGGGCCGTAACCCATCTCGGCCTCACGGCCCGCGGCTACCACCGCGCGCTCCGCGTCGCCCGCACCATCGCGGATCTGGAGGGACGGAACCGCGTATCCGACGACCACGTCGCCGAAGCGATTCGTTTCCGCGGCCCGAACTAGAGCAGAGTCCCACCGTGTGCAGAGTCCCCGGGGCGCTGCTAGGGCAGCGCCCCGGCCGGGAGTTCCGGGCAGCGGCCGGCTTCCACGGGCTCGGAGGCGGGGACGTCCCCCCTTCCGAGCGCGAGGAAGTTCCCGAGCAGGCGGCGTCCGCCGGCCGTGAGCACGGCTTCCGGATGGAACTGCACGCCCCACAGGGGCCACGACGCGTGTTCGAGGGCCATGACTTCGCCCTCGTCCGTGCGGGCGGTGACCCGGAGGCCGGCCCCCGGGTCGCCGGGATCCACAACCAGCGAATGGTAGCGGGTGACCTCGAGCGGAGAGGGGAGGCCCGCGAACAGCCCGCGCCCCTCGTGCCGGATCGCCGACAGGCGGCCGTGCATCGGACGGGCGGCCCGGAAGACGCGTCCGCCGGTCGCCGCGGCGATACATTGGTGTCCCAGACAGACGCCCAGGATCGGGGTCTCCGCGCCCGCGGTCCGGATCACCTCGACGGACGCCCCGGCTTCGGCGGGCGTGCAGGGACCGGGCGAGATGACGATGTGAGAGTAACCTTCGTCCCTCAGCGTTCCCGGATCGACGTCATCGTTGCGCCGCACCCGCACCGTCTCCCCAAGTTCCTCCAGATACCGCGCGAGGTTGAAGGCGAACGAATCGTAGTTGTCGATGAGGAGGATCATGGCAGGCGCAGGATATGTCTCCCCCGACGTCCGGTCGAGGCTCTTCGCGGCCGTCCTCCTCCCCGCCACGGTCCGTGCGGACCTCACGCGCGCGACCGGGGCCCTGCGGGCGCTGGAGGGCGTGCGGCCGGTGCGCGCGGAGCAACTGCACCTCACGTTGCGCTTCATCGGGGAGGTTGACGCCGGCCTCGAGACGCCGCTCGCACGGGAGATCGCCGCCGCCACCGCCGAGCGGCGGGGCTTCTCGATCCGGCTGCGCCGCGCCGGCGTTTTTCCCTCCCACCGGCGTGCGCGCGTCCTCTGGGTCGGCGTCGAGGAGACGCCCGCCCTCGCCGCGCTGCAACGCTCCGTGGAGGAGGCGGTGGTCCGCGTCGGCGTGGCCCCCGAACCGCGTCCCTTCCGCCCGCACGTGACGGTGGGACGAATCCGCCGCCCCCCGCCGCCCGTAGGTTTGGCGGGCGCCATCGCGCGTGTCCGCTTCGAGGCCACGGTGGATGTTCGGCGCGTGTCACTGATGCGGAGCGAACTTCTCCCCCGCGGCGCACGGCACACGGAGGTCGCTGCCTGCCGGCTGGCGGGCGGCGCCGATGACGCGCGCCGCGTACGGCAATAGCTTTTTCTCTTTCCCCGATTCCGGTCGGAGGCGGTCGACATGGGCATCTTCCGGAAGCTCTTCAAAGGTCTGGGCTTTCTCATCTTCCTTCTGATTCTGCTGATCGTCGGCTGGATCTTCCGCGGAGACATCGAAGCGTGGCTCGCGAACGCGGGCGCGGATGAAATCGTCGTCGCGGAGTCCATGCCCGAATTCGGTCCCGAAGCGGCGGCCCGGGTGGACGCGGCTCTGCAGGAGCTTGCGGCCGGTGGCGGGGCGGCCGAGATGCGGTTCAACGAGACGGAACTCCAGAGCTACGTTCGCTACCGGTTGACCTCCCGACTGCCGACCGGCGTCGGAGAGCCCGCCGTCGAGCTGCGCGACTCGACCGTCGCCTTCACCGTCATGCTCGACTTCACGCAACTCCCGATCGAAGCAGACATGGCGGCGAGCCTGACGAGGATGCTCGGGGATTCCGCCCGGGTCGCCGGAGAAGTCCTGCCGCGGGTGGGGGAGAGCGGTGAGGGACGCCTCGACCTCGTGAGTCTCCAGGCGGGCATCCTCCCGGTGCCCCCGATGATGCTCGGCATGGCCGCGCAGGAACTGGGGTTGCGTGCGGACGGACGAACCGTGCTCTTCGACATCCCCGAGACCGTCGTGGACGTCCGGGTCGAAAACGATGAGGTCATCCTCCTCA from the Candidatus Palauibacter australiensis genome contains:
- the thpR gene encoding RNA 2',3'-cyclic phosphodiesterase, whose amino-acid sequence is MAGAGYVSPDVRSRLFAAVLLPATVRADLTRATGALRALEGVRPVRAEQLHLTLRFIGEVDAGLETPLAREIAAATAERRGFSIRLRRAGVFPSHRRARVLWVGVEETPALAALQRSVEEAVVRVGVAPEPRPFRPHVTVGRIRRPPPPVGLAGAIARVRFEATVDVRRVSLMRSELLPRGARHTEVAACRLAGGADDARRVRQ
- a CDS encoding aminodeoxychorismate/anthranilate synthase component II, coding for MILLIDNYDSFAFNLARYLEELGETVRVRRNDDVDPGTLRDEGYSHIVISPGPCTPAEAGASVEVIRTAGAETPILGVCLGHQCIAAATGGRVFRAARPMHGRLSAIRHEGRGLFAGLPSPLEVTRYHSLVVDPGDPGAGLRVTARTDEGEVMALEHASWPLWGVQFHPEAVLTAGGRRLLGNFLALGRGDVPASEPVEAGRCPELPAGALP
- a CDS encoding YifB family Mg chelatase-like AAA ATPase, which produces MGKWMGSASVMSAAVTGIDVRPVSVEVSLIQGTPMMQIVGLAQSAVREGRERIRAAAAQLGLHVPGMRITVNLAPADLPKAGAALDLPIMLGILCAKGDIPQDALDGTLAVGELGLDGSLRSIRGALPIALFAAANPPVARLLLPAANLREASAAEGIAVGGSESLTHILAALNGEARLRGPAVLLSPSAPPLGDGAPDDDGFDLSAVKGQPVAKRALEIAAAGGHNLLLSGCPGSGKTSLARCLPGLLPVLDVREAVDVTVIHSVAGLVADGSGLKRARPFRAPHHSISEAGLIGGGSRPRPGEASLAHHGVLFLDELPEFGRRTLEALRQPIEEGQVRIVRAAGSACFPAEFTLVAAMNPCPCGFLGVPGRCRCLEETVRRYRRRVSGPLLDRIDMLVDVPAVRWEELAEAAPGETSAVVRDRVSRARARAARRHVTINARIPPVRLEEACRVGRSGRSLLRRAVTHLGLTARGYHRALRVARTIADLEGRNRVSDDHVAEAIRFRGPN